One Pyrus communis chromosome 4, drPyrComm1.1, whole genome shotgun sequence genomic region harbors:
- the LOC137731978 gene encoding PRA1 family protein D-like — translation MPAGMVSQFKEATQSARATLRPWGELLEPTALRLPSNLSDATTRLVQNLTHFRSNYALIALIVLFLSLLYHPFSIIVFLIVFAAWLVLYFSRDQPLEVFGFAVPDRVVMVFLALVTVVALVLTHVWLNVIVSGVIGVVLIGLHTVFRGTEDLVMDDQESPYGALLSDDADPSGNYTIM, via the coding sequence ATGCCCGCCGGAATGGTGTCCCAGTTCAAGGAAGCCACCCAATCGGCGAGGGCCACGCTCCGGCCATGGGGTGAGCTCCTGGAACCCACCGCACTCAGACTCCCCTCCAATCTCTCCGACGCGACGACCCGACTCGTCCAGAACTTGACCCACTTCCGGTCCAACTACGCCCTGATCGCCCTGATCGTGCTCTTCCTCAGCCTCCTCTACCACCCGTTCTCCATCATCGTCTTCTTGATCGTCTTTGCCGCGTGGCTCGTACTCTACTTCTCGCGTGACCAGCCCCTCGAGGTGTTCGGGTTTGCGGTCCCGGACCGGGTCGTGATGGTTTTTCTTGCCTTGGTGACGGTGGTGGCTCTGGTCCTCACTCACGTGTGGCTCAACGTCATCGTTTCGGGTGTGATTGGGGTCGTTTTGATTGGGTTGCACACCGTGTTTAGGGGGACGGAGGACCTTGTGATGGACGACCAAGAATCGCCGTATGGGGCTCTGCTCTCGGATGATGCTGACCCAAGTGGGAATTACACCATTATGTGA